The Gemmatimonadales bacterium sequence TCGACGGCCTTCTGCAGGTTCGCCTGGTTCTTGGCGGCGTCCGAGCTCGGGTTCATCTGCTTGGTGGCGGTGGACTGCCAGATCAGCTGCTTCATGGCCGGGTCGTAGAGGTCAACCACGAGGGTGCCGGTGTTGATGGTCTGGGGAGTCGTGGTCGACATGCCCCCGCCCATTCCGCCCCAGCCCCATCCACCCGCCATGCCCGGGCCGGTGCCAAAGGTGTTGTACTGGGTGGACTGCTGCACGCTG is a genomic window containing:
- a CDS encoding DUF4136 domain-containing protein translates to VDITGAKYPNQLMDLQIRQAIDSVLSMRGMVKQDSGDVSMYVAYQISVQQSTQYNTFGTGPGMAGGWGWGGMGGGMSTTTPQTINTGTLVVDLYDPAMKQLIWQSTATKQMNPSSDAAKNQANLQKAVDKMFKNFPPGAAKK